tttaaggattatagtaataatataatttttattttttagatttatacagtatttaaatttttgaaggacattcattaaaacataaaatataaatatatttcttttctatgttcaaacatactttaaattcattataaatgtatattcatttttataatatagttatacaaaatgttagtaagaatccatttcttgtataaaatgcatcatatatatatttaatcaaaagtGTATTAAacaaccctctatttaaggtaatttagctaatcgccataaaataagtataatatgattttagttatactactattttattattgaaaaacttatagtatatttaactacagacagttatatatagggttaaagtatttgcgtcTCATATTTGATgcagtgtatataaaatagaatGATCatactcaatttacaaatcaaaaataaaatcccaTCACTATGGATAAGGACGtggtatatacattttttaataataataattttctttacattttttgatattgaccatatataaatatcattaaactttattttaataaaattttcaataatatactttttattaattatttttaaatgttttcttagtgtaaaaAGTTCCAGGATGTAAGGAAATGGTTTCCTGATCAATTGGACGATAAGAAAATGTATCAATTTAAAGATGATACACATTTCAAAAGGTATTGTACTGGTGGTAGTTGTGATACTGATCTCGACAAAATTAATGCTGggtgtttatatttttttgatacaTTCTTTAAGGATGAGACTACGTTTCAAAATGATGCAAAAGGAAACATCTATATTGTTCaatacattatgatatggttaatttatatgttaaaccttaCCAAAACTGAAGAAAACGACAGTATAGGCtctttttataaaacatatatagaGCATGGTAATAAGTATactactaatataaaatatattagtggttataatgattataaggatcttataaatacaaattattattttttaagtatggATATGAGCATTGtatctaaattatatgatgcatttaataCATTATGTGACATATATAATGAGCTTGATACAAACTACTCAAATTGCACGCAATGTTCGGGAAAAGCTAGTCAATTTGTTGAAACATATAAAACAATTATCATAGATCATAACAATGGTGAAAATCCCCgctatttttatgtattgattaatttattaactgattatgaaaatttaaaaaaaaattgtgataTTTTCCCACCCATTCCAAATATAGAAAACATAATTTCTGAAGCtacatcaagttcgtcgatagcaagcaaattaattccaattttatcgatattagttgcaatagcaatttttttaggaatttcttataaggtaaataataaggaattaaaaaaaataattattatatatatgcaaacattaacaaagAAAACGTatgcttcttaacattttatattagtattcattatttggatttcggaaacgatttcaaaaacaaaaattaagagaaaaaataaaaaatataatgaagaaaatgattcattaatatataattcgaagattaataatgattaatatatgttaagaagcTGTCTATtgagaaataaataatttttgcataatttttatatagttttatgttgtggaacccatattcgggttagggctaagtattacatctttatttaattttttataatttaaacagtaattaaatatatgtatcatcccgtatgtttaatcaagAGATGAT
Above is a window of Plasmodium yoelii strain 17X genome assembly, chromosome: 9 DNA encoding:
- a CDS encoding PIR protein → MDKDVCKKFQDVRKWFPDQLDDKKMYQFKDDTHFKRYCTGGSCDTDLDKINAGCLYFFDTFFKDETTFQNDAKGNIYIVQYIMIWLIYMLNLTKTEENDSIGSFYKTYIEHGNKYTTNIKYISGYNDYKDLINTNYYFLSMDMSIVSKLYDAFNTLCDIYNELDTNYSNCTQCSGKASQFVETYKTIIIDHNNGENPRYFYVLINLLTDYENLKKNCDIFPPIPNIENIISEATSSSSIASKLIPILSILVAIAIFLGISYKYSLFGFRKRFQKQKLREKIKNIMKKMIH